Proteins from a single region of Chitinophagales bacterium:
- a CDS encoding YitT family protein produces the protein MQSVAGKSKEHFAPSRYQYAKKARLARLNIRRNLKDIVLLLIAVASAGFGLKGFLLPNGFIDGGAVGISLLLAETTSFQLSALLIIVNTPFIIMGLRIIGLEFAIKTALAIIALAAAVAIIPYPQITQDKLLVAVFGGFFLGAGIGLAVRGGGVLDGTEVLAISISRKTGATIGDIILIINIIIFSFAAWLLSLEVALYSILTYLAASKTVDFIIEGLEEYTGVTIISPKAEQIQDMIINVLRRGVTIYKGERGYGKKGHSTHEMRIVFTVVTRLEVAKLNAEIEKIDPNAFVVMNSIKDTKGGMIKKRPLKK, from the coding sequence ATGCAGTCAGTTGCGGGAAAATCGAAGGAGCATTTTGCGCCATCAAGGTATCAATATGCAAAAAAAGCAAGGTTGGCCAGACTAAATATAAGGCGCAACCTGAAAGATATCGTGCTCTTACTGATTGCAGTAGCATCAGCTGGATTTGGACTCAAAGGTTTTTTATTACCGAACGGATTTATAGATGGTGGCGCAGTAGGTATTTCGCTTTTACTTGCTGAGACCACCAGTTTTCAGCTCTCAGCTTTACTGATTATTGTAAACACCCCTTTCATCATCATGGGGCTGCGCATAATTGGCCTTGAGTTCGCCATTAAAACGGCATTGGCCATTATTGCACTTGCAGCTGCTGTAGCCATTATTCCCTATCCACAAATCACACAAGACAAATTATTGGTAGCTGTATTCGGCGGTTTTTTTCTCGGAGCAGGTATCGGTCTTGCAGTAAGAGGTGGTGGTGTATTAGATGGCACAGAAGTGCTGGCCATTTCCATCAGTAGAAAAACAGGTGCAACCATTGGTGATATCATACTCATCATCAATATCATCATCTTCTCTTTTGCGGCATGGCTCCTATCGCTCGAAGTAGCTTTATACTCTATCTTAACCTATCTAGCTGCATCAAAAACTGTTGACTTCATTATCGAGGGTCTGGAAGAATATACAGGCGTAACCATCATATCCCCTAAGGCAGAACAGATACAGGACATGATCATCAATGTGCTGCGCAGAGGTGTTACCATCTACAAAGGCGAGCGTGGTTATGGCAAAAAAGGGCATAGCACACATGAAATGCGCATCGTCTTTACAGTGGTTACCCGACTGGAAGTGGCCAAGCTAAATGCTGAGATTGAAAAGATAGACCCCAATGCTTTTGTGGTGATGAACAGTATCAAAGACACCAAGGGTGGTATGATTAAAAAGCGACCGCTGAAAAAATAA
- a CDS encoding sigma-70 family RNA polymerase sigma factor codes for MKTLDQASDLQLIRAFQEAGDMQSLETLINRYKDKIYSSILFFVKDTYLAEDLFQDVFIKIIDTLRNKRYTEEGKFLPWALRIAHNLCVDYFRKVKRTPTIKTSENKDIFEMINLAEPGMDSKMMQGQSHDRVRKMLDLLPEEQREIIVLRHYANMSFKEIAQVTNCSINTALGRMRYGLINLRKMMVEKQIAL; via the coding sequence ATGAAAACATTGGACCAGGCATCTGATCTGCAATTGATACGTGCTTTCCAGGAAGCCGGCGATATGCAGTCCCTGGAAACGCTGATCAACCGGTACAAAGACAAGATTTACTCTTCTATCTTGTTCTTTGTGAAGGACACTTATCTCGCTGAAGATCTCTTTCAGGATGTCTTCATCAAAATCATCGACACATTACGCAACAAACGCTATACTGAAGAAGGTAAATTTTTGCCCTGGGCTTTGCGTATTGCACACAATCTCTGTGTTGATTATTTCAGAAAAGTAAAGCGTACACCTACCATCAAGACCAGCGAGAACAAAGACATTTTTGAAATGATCAATCTGGCTGAGCCCGGTATGGATAGCAAAATGATGCAGGGACAAAGCCACGACAGAGTAAGAAAAATGCTGGATCTCTTACCTGAGGAACAAAGAGAGATTATTGTATTGCGCCATTATGCGAATATGAGCTTTAAGGAAATTGCACAAGTAACCAATTGCAGTATCAATACTGCATTAGGCCGAATGCGTTATGGTCTCATCAATCTGCGTAAGATGATGGTGGAAAAGCAAATAGCGCTCTAA
- the uvrA gene encoding excinuclease ABC subunit UvrA, with protein MAKTAVQPKQPTLEAQDQILIKGARTHNLKNVSVSFPRNKLIVVTGVSGSGKSSLTIDTLFAEGQRRYAESLSAYARQFMARMVKPDVDYIKGLCPAIAIEQKVITRTPRSTVGSMTEIYDYLRLLYARAGKTISPVSGQEVKKDDVADVVKIVQSLPHGSKVVLLVAFKQHAKRDSREELNILMQKGFSRMYLKTLDVAQLMRIEELLELDDKALKQSLDKKGNTAYVLIDRMVVKDFEEEDIHRLSDSAGTAFYEGEGEMLVEVDGARMQSFSNRFELDGIQFEEPVPNLFSFNNPFGACPTCEGFSQVLGIDEELVIPDRRLSVYDGAVAPWKGEKLGWWREQFVKGAVKFGFPVHKPIADLTEEQYQILWKGNAHAYGIDDFFKDVEQNLYKVQFRVLLSRYRGRTTCHDCNGYRLRKEALYVKVGDKHIGELCEMQTKDLLQWFKQLELSPYQQQVAKRILLEVHQRLQTLVDVGLGYLTLNRLANSLSGGESQRIQLTRSLGSNLTNSLYILDEPSIGLHARDTARLIGVLKSLRDLGNTVVVVEHDEIMMREADHIIDMGPLASHLGGEVVAAGNYDAIIVNGKSLTGQYLSGKLSIAIPDKPRKWHNTITVEGARHNNLKNIDVSFPLNTLCVVSGVSGSGKTTLVKQILYPALQKIKGEFADKVGFHRAITGDIDLISQIELIDQNPIGKSSRSNPITYIKAYDEIRDLYAKQALSKMRGFQPKHFSFNVDGGRCDTCKGEGEQIVEMQFLADVHLTCEACGGKRFKEEVLEVTFKGKSIHDVLDMSVDDAIAFFGAADSGKEGATIARAIQPLQDVGLGYVKLGQSSDTLSGGEAQRVKLASFLGRGKAQGHILFIFDEPTTGLHFHDIQKLLKSFRALIEQGHSLIVIEHNTDVIRAADWVIDMGPEAGDGGGQLVFAGTPDALKKQKGSYTAKYL; from the coding sequence ATGGCAAAGACCGCAGTACAACCGAAACAACCTACACTGGAAGCGCAGGATCAAATCCTCATCAAAGGTGCACGCACACACAACCTCAAAAATGTGAGCGTCAGTTTTCCGCGTAACAAACTCATCGTTGTAACTGGTGTTTCGGGCAGCGGTAAATCATCTCTTACGATTGATACCTTATTTGCAGAAGGTCAGCGTCGATATGCAGAAAGCCTCAGCGCTTATGCGCGTCAGTTCATGGCCAGAATGGTAAAGCCCGATGTGGATTATATCAAGGGACTTTGTCCGGCCATTGCCATCGAACAAAAAGTGATCACTCGCACTCCAAGAAGTACGGTGGGTAGCATGACAGAGATTTATGATTACCTGCGTTTGCTTTATGCACGTGCGGGTAAGACGATTTCTCCTGTGAGCGGACAAGAAGTGAAGAAAGACGATGTGGCTGATGTGGTGAAAATTGTACAAAGCCTGCCACATGGCAGTAAAGTGGTTCTGTTGGTTGCATTTAAACAACATGCCAAGCGTGATAGTCGCGAAGAGCTGAACATCCTCATGCAGAAAGGTTTTTCGCGTATGTACTTGAAGACTTTGGATGTAGCACAATTGATGCGAATTGAGGAATTGTTGGAGCTGGATGATAAAGCACTCAAGCAATCATTGGATAAGAAAGGAAATACTGCCTACGTACTGATCGATAGAATGGTGGTGAAGGATTTTGAAGAAGAAGATATCCATCGTCTTAGTGATTCTGCCGGTACGGCTTTTTACGAAGGCGAAGGTGAAATGCTGGTGGAAGTGGATGGTGCACGTATGCAATCCTTCAGCAATCGTTTTGAATTGGATGGTATTCAGTTTGAAGAGCCTGTACCCAATTTATTTTCTTTCAATAATCCATTTGGTGCTTGTCCAACCTGTGAAGGGTTTAGTCAGGTCCTGGGTATTGATGAAGAACTCGTCATTCCTGATAGAAGATTGAGTGTATACGATGGTGCGGTAGCACCGTGGAAAGGAGAGAAACTGGGTTGGTGGCGCGAGCAGTTTGTTAAAGGTGCTGTGAAGTTTGGTTTTCCTGTGCACAAGCCCATTGCGGATTTAACAGAAGAGCAGTACCAAATTTTATGGAAGGGCAATGCCCATGCCTATGGCATTGATGATTTCTTCAAAGACGTAGAGCAGAACCTGTACAAAGTACAATTCCGAGTTTTGCTAAGTCGTTATCGTGGACGCACCACCTGTCATGATTGTAACGGCTATCGCTTGCGCAAAGAAGCATTGTATGTAAAAGTGGGCGATAAGCATATTGGTGAACTCTGCGAAATGCAGACCAAGGATTTATTGCAATGGTTCAAGCAGCTCGAGTTATCTCCCTATCAGCAGCAAGTGGCTAAGCGTATTTTACTGGAAGTACATCAGCGTTTGCAGACACTGGTAGATGTGGGCTTGGGTTATCTTACTTTAAACCGATTGGCGAATAGTTTGAGTGGCGGTGAGAGTCAGCGCATACAGCTCACCAGAAGTTTGGGTAGCAACCTCACCAATTCTTTATACATTTTGGATGAGCCATCGATTGGCTTACATGCAAGAGACACCGCGCGTTTGATTGGTGTCTTAAAGTCGCTGCGCGATTTGGGTAATACCGTAGTGGTGGTAGAGCATGATGAGATTATGATGCGTGAAGCAGATCATATCATTGACATGGGTCCGCTGGCATCGCACTTGGGTGGCGAAGTAGTGGCTGCAGGTAATTACGATGCCATTATTGTGAATGGTAAAAGTTTAACGGGACAATACCTTTCCGGCAAACTCAGTATTGCCATACCTGATAAACCACGCAAATGGCATAATACCATTACGGTGGAAGGTGCAAGACATAATAACCTCAAGAATATTGATGTATCCTTTCCATTGAATACACTTTGTGTGGTGAGTGGTGTGAGTGGTAGTGGTAAGACCACTTTGGTGAAACAGATTCTCTATCCTGCTTTGCAGAAGATCAAGGGTGAATTTGCAGATAAAGTTGGTTTTCATCGTGCCATCACAGGCGATATAGATTTGATTTCACAAATCGAGCTAATTGATCAGAATCCAATTGGTAAATCATCGCGCAGCAACCCTATTACCTATATCAAAGCCTATGATGAGATTCGTGATCTCTATGCCAAACAGGCTTTGTCGAAGATGCGTGGTTTTCAGCCCAAGCATTTTTCCTTCAACGTAGATGGCGGCCGATGCGATACTTGTAAAGGTGAAGGTGAGCAAATTGTAGAAATGCAATTCCTCGCAGATGTGCACTTGACTTGTGAAGCATGTGGCGGTAAGAGATTCAAAGAAGAAGTGCTGGAAGTAACGTTTAAAGGCAAGAGTATTCATGATGTATTGGACATGAGTGTGGATGATGCGATTGCTTTTTTCGGCGCAGCCGACAGCGGTAAAGAAGGTGCTACAATCGCCAGAGCTATTCAGCCTTTACAGGATGTGGGCTTGGGTTATGTAAAGCTGGGACAATCATCCGATACTTTATCCGGCGGTGAAGCGCAGCGTGTGAAGCTGGCTAGCTTTTTAGGCAGAGGAAAGGCGCAGGGACATATTCTCTTCATCTTTGATGAGCCTACAACCGGTTTGCATTTTCATGATATTCAGAAGTTGCTGAAATCTTTCCGTGCATTGATTGAACAGGGCCATTCATTGATTGTGATTGAACACAATACAGATGTGATTCGCGCTGCTGATTGGGTCATTGATATGGGCCCCGAAGCGGGTGATGGCGGCGGACAATTGGTCTTTGCCGGCACACCTGATGCGCTGAAAAAGCAGAAAGGTTCTTACACGGCTAAATATCTCTGA
- a CDS encoding DUF4293 family protein, giving the protein MLQRLQTVWLLLAAVLEAATLRLSFFSGNKLDAATNQKTWIEFTAMQNVFILILTIAIAVAALVAIFMYKDRKRQLLITLITTVVSVVAILLYFQQKTNFVEANLDLTALTAFFVPVFLLLAARGIYQDDQLVKSADRLR; this is encoded by the coding sequence ATGCTACAACGTTTACAAACTGTTTGGTTATTGCTTGCGGCTGTGCTGGAAGCAGCCACTTTGCGTCTCTCTTTTTTTAGTGGTAACAAATTAGACGCAGCTACTAATCAGAAAACATGGATCGAATTCACTGCTATGCAAAATGTGTTTATCCTTATTTTGACTATTGCTATAGCTGTTGCGGCATTGGTTGCTATTTTCATGTATAAAGATCGTAAGCGTCAGTTATTGATTACCCTCATAACAACAGTAGTATCTGTAGTAGCTATTTTATTGTACTTCCAGCAAAAGACCAATTTTGTAGAAGCCAATCTGGATCTTACCGCACTCACCGCCTTTTTTGTACCGGTCTTTCTGCTCCTTGCAGCAAGAGGTATTTATCAAGATGATCAGTTGGTGAAGAGCGCAGATAGGTTGCGTTAA